One Stegostoma tigrinum isolate sSteTig4 chromosome 22, sSteTig4.hap1, whole genome shotgun sequence DNA segment encodes these proteins:
- the LOC125463673 gene encoding SEC14-like protein 1 isoform X1, with the protein MVQKYQSPVRVYKHPFELVMTAYERRFPTCPLIPMFVGSDITSEYKSEDGAIHILERRCKLDVDAPRLLKKIAGVDYIYFIQKNSLNKQERTLKIEAHNETFANRVVINEFCCYTVHQENEDWTCFEQSANLDIKSFFGFESTVEKIAMKQYASSIKKGKEIIEYYLKQLEEEGITYVPRWTPTVNTNVEKTVSVQKLTSSPAVAIPGRGDAVVKEDHVNKDLIASSNNSPDSLSGTPEDKLDADYIERYLGDLTPLQESCLIRLRTRLQEAHKGKIPKDEHILRFLRARDFNMDKARELLCQSLTWRKQHKVDYLLETWTPPQVLHDYYTGGWHHHDKDGRPLYILRLGQMDTKGLVRALGEEALLRHVLSINEEGLRRCEENTNVFGRPISSWTCLVDLEGLNMRHLWRPGVKALLRIIEVVEANYPETLGRLLILRAPRVFPVLWTLVSPFIDDNTRKKFLIYAGNDYQGPGGLVDYIDKEVIPDFLGGECVCEVPEGGLIPKSMYRTAEELDNDDIRLLTETIYQSASVFKGSPHELLIEIVEASSVITWDFDVVKGDIAFNIYHSKRAPQLPKKDTLGAHGITGPGGNNVQLIDKSWQLGKDYSMVEPPLICKEGESVQGSHVTRWPGFYILQWKFHSMPSCATTNLPRVDDVLATLQVPSHKCKVMYYTEVIGSDDFRGSMTSLESSHSGFSQLSAATTSSSQSHSSSMISR; encoded by the exons GCTTATGAAAGGCGATTCCCAACATGCCCGTTAATCCCAATGTTTGTTGGAAGTGACATTACCAGCGAATACAAGAGTGAAGATGGGGCTATTCACATTTTAGAAAGGCGGTGCAAACTGGATGTAGATGCCCCAAGATTACTGAAAAAG ATTGCAGGTGTTGATTACATCTACTTCATTCAGAAGAACTCCTTGAATAAGCAGGAAAGGACATTGAAGATAGAAGCTCACAATGAAACATTTGCTAATAGAGTGGTCATCAATGAATTCTGCTGTTACACG GTTCACCAAGAAAATGAAGATTGGACCTGCTTTGAGCAGTCAGCAAATCTTGATATCAAATCGTTTTTTGGATTTGAAAGCACTGTTGAAAAAATAGCAATGAAACAGTATGCCAGCAGCATCAAAAAG ggGAAAGAGATAATTGAATACTACCTAAAACAGCTAGAGGAAGAAGGAATAACTTATGTACCACGGTGGACACCAACAGTAAATACTAATGTGGAAAAGACAGTTTCTGTTCAGAAATTGACTTCCTCTCCAGCTGTGGCTATACCTGGCCGAGGTGATGCAGTTGTAAAGGAAGATCATGTTAACAAAGACTTGATTGCCAGTTCCAATAATTCACCTGATTCTCTCTCAGGAACACCTGAAG ATAAACTAGATGCTGATTATATTGAGCGTTATTTGGGTGACTTAACACCACTGCAGGAAAGCTGTCTCATTAGACTTCGAACGCGACTTCAGGAAGCACATAAAGGCAAG ATTCCCAAAGATGAGCACATCCTACGGTTCTTAAGAGCACGTGACTTCAATATGGATAAAGCAAGGGAGCTTCTGTGCCAGTCTTTGACATGGCGCAAACAACACAAAGTAGACTACCTCTTGGAAACTTGGACACCACCTCAAGTGCTACATGATTATTACACAGGAGGCTGGCATCACCACGACAAAG aTGGAAGACCCTTGTATATCTTAAGGCTTGGGCAGATGGATACCAAAGGACTTGTCAGAGCACTTGGAGAGGAAGCACTGCTGCGGCAT GTTCTTTCTATTAATGAAGAAGGATTAAGACGATGTGAGGAAAATACCAATGTGTTTGGAAGACCAATCAG CTCATGGACGTGCTTAGTGGATTTAGAAGGCTTAAATATGAGACATCTGTGGCGACCTGGTGTTAAGGCACTGTTGAGAATCATTGAAGTTGTTGAAGCTAACTATCCAGAAACACTGGGTCGATTATTGATCCTTAGAGCACCTAGAGTGTTTCCAGTACTTTGGACTTTG GTCAGTCCTTTCATTGATGACAATAcaagaaaaaaattcctcatttATGCAGGCAATGACTATCAGGGGCCTGGAGGTCTGGTTGATTACATAGATAAAGAAGTGATCCCTGATTTCCTTGGAGGAGAATGTGTG TGTGAAGTTCCCGAGGGTGGTTTAATTCCCAAATCGATGTATAGAACAGCAGAAGAACTGGACAATGATGATATCAGACTATTGACTGAAACTATTTATCAGTCAGCAAGTGTGTTCAAAGGATCACCTCATGAG CTATTAATTGAaatagtggaagcatcttctgtAATAACCTGGGATTTTGATGTTGTGAAAGGAGATATTGCCTTCAACATCTACCATTCAAAACGAGCACCCCAGCTTCCAAAAAAGGATACCCTTGGAGCACATGGGATAACAGGCCCTGGAGGAAATAACGTGCAGCTTATAGATAAATCGTGGCAACTGGGCAAGGACTATAGTATGGTGGAGCCACCACTCATCTGTAAAGAAGGCGAAAGTGTGCAG GGTTCACATGTCACAAGATGGCCTGGCTTTTATATCCTACAGTGGAAATTTCACAGTATGCCTTCCTGTGCTACAACTAACCTGCCTCGTGTAGATGATGTGCTGGCAACATTGCAGGTCCCTTCCCACAAGTGTAAAGTTATGTATTACACTGAGGTCATAGGATCAGATGATTTCAG ggGATCCATGACTAGTCTTGAATCTAGTCACAGTGGATTTTCACAACTCAGTGCTGCCACAACATCATCTAGCCAATCACACTCCAGTTCTATGATCTCCAGGTAG
- the LOC125463673 gene encoding SEC14-like protein 1 isoform X2, with translation MFVGSDITSEYKSEDGAIHILERRCKLDVDAPRLLKKIAGVDYIYFIQKNSLNKQERTLKIEAHNETFANRVVINEFCCYTVHQENEDWTCFEQSANLDIKSFFGFESTVEKIAMKQYASSIKKGKEIIEYYLKQLEEEGITYVPRWTPTVNTNVEKTVSVQKLTSSPAVAIPGRGDAVVKEDHVNKDLIASSNNSPDSLSGTPEDKLDADYIERYLGDLTPLQESCLIRLRTRLQEAHKGKIPKDEHILRFLRARDFNMDKARELLCQSLTWRKQHKVDYLLETWTPPQVLHDYYTGGWHHHDKDGRPLYILRLGQMDTKGLVRALGEEALLRHVLSINEEGLRRCEENTNVFGRPISSWTCLVDLEGLNMRHLWRPGVKALLRIIEVVEANYPETLGRLLILRAPRVFPVLWTLVSPFIDDNTRKKFLIYAGNDYQGPGGLVDYIDKEVIPDFLGGECVCEVPEGGLIPKSMYRTAEELDNDDIRLLTETIYQSASVFKGSPHELLIEIVEASSVITWDFDVVKGDIAFNIYHSKRAPQLPKKDTLGAHGITGPGGNNVQLIDKSWQLGKDYSMVEPPLICKEGESVQGSHVTRWPGFYILQWKFHSMPSCATTNLPRVDDVLATLQVPSHKCKVMYYTEVIGSDDFRGSMTSLESSHSGFSQLSAATTSSSQSHSSSMISR, from the exons ATGTTTGTTGGAAGTGACATTACCAGCGAATACAAGAGTGAAGATGGGGCTATTCACATTTTAGAAAGGCGGTGCAAACTGGATGTAGATGCCCCAAGATTACTGAAAAAG ATTGCAGGTGTTGATTACATCTACTTCATTCAGAAGAACTCCTTGAATAAGCAGGAAAGGACATTGAAGATAGAAGCTCACAATGAAACATTTGCTAATAGAGTGGTCATCAATGAATTCTGCTGTTACACG GTTCACCAAGAAAATGAAGATTGGACCTGCTTTGAGCAGTCAGCAAATCTTGATATCAAATCGTTTTTTGGATTTGAAAGCACTGTTGAAAAAATAGCAATGAAACAGTATGCCAGCAGCATCAAAAAG ggGAAAGAGATAATTGAATACTACCTAAAACAGCTAGAGGAAGAAGGAATAACTTATGTACCACGGTGGACACCAACAGTAAATACTAATGTGGAAAAGACAGTTTCTGTTCAGAAATTGACTTCCTCTCCAGCTGTGGCTATACCTGGCCGAGGTGATGCAGTTGTAAAGGAAGATCATGTTAACAAAGACTTGATTGCCAGTTCCAATAATTCACCTGATTCTCTCTCAGGAACACCTGAAG ATAAACTAGATGCTGATTATATTGAGCGTTATTTGGGTGACTTAACACCACTGCAGGAAAGCTGTCTCATTAGACTTCGAACGCGACTTCAGGAAGCACATAAAGGCAAG ATTCCCAAAGATGAGCACATCCTACGGTTCTTAAGAGCACGTGACTTCAATATGGATAAAGCAAGGGAGCTTCTGTGCCAGTCTTTGACATGGCGCAAACAACACAAAGTAGACTACCTCTTGGAAACTTGGACACCACCTCAAGTGCTACATGATTATTACACAGGAGGCTGGCATCACCACGACAAAG aTGGAAGACCCTTGTATATCTTAAGGCTTGGGCAGATGGATACCAAAGGACTTGTCAGAGCACTTGGAGAGGAAGCACTGCTGCGGCAT GTTCTTTCTATTAATGAAGAAGGATTAAGACGATGTGAGGAAAATACCAATGTGTTTGGAAGACCAATCAG CTCATGGACGTGCTTAGTGGATTTAGAAGGCTTAAATATGAGACATCTGTGGCGACCTGGTGTTAAGGCACTGTTGAGAATCATTGAAGTTGTTGAAGCTAACTATCCAGAAACACTGGGTCGATTATTGATCCTTAGAGCACCTAGAGTGTTTCCAGTACTTTGGACTTTG GTCAGTCCTTTCATTGATGACAATAcaagaaaaaaattcctcatttATGCAGGCAATGACTATCAGGGGCCTGGAGGTCTGGTTGATTACATAGATAAAGAAGTGATCCCTGATTTCCTTGGAGGAGAATGTGTG TGTGAAGTTCCCGAGGGTGGTTTAATTCCCAAATCGATGTATAGAACAGCAGAAGAACTGGACAATGATGATATCAGACTATTGACTGAAACTATTTATCAGTCAGCAAGTGTGTTCAAAGGATCACCTCATGAG CTATTAATTGAaatagtggaagcatcttctgtAATAACCTGGGATTTTGATGTTGTGAAAGGAGATATTGCCTTCAACATCTACCATTCAAAACGAGCACCCCAGCTTCCAAAAAAGGATACCCTTGGAGCACATGGGATAACAGGCCCTGGAGGAAATAACGTGCAGCTTATAGATAAATCGTGGCAACTGGGCAAGGACTATAGTATGGTGGAGCCACCACTCATCTGTAAAGAAGGCGAAAGTGTGCAG GGTTCACATGTCACAAGATGGCCTGGCTTTTATATCCTACAGTGGAAATTTCACAGTATGCCTTCCTGTGCTACAACTAACCTGCCTCGTGTAGATGATGTGCTGGCAACATTGCAGGTCCCTTCCCACAAGTGTAAAGTTATGTATTACACTGAGGTCATAGGATCAGATGATTTCAG ggGATCCATGACTAGTCTTGAATCTAGTCACAGTGGATTTTCACAACTCAGTGCTGCCACAACATCATCTAGCCAATCACACTCCAGTTCTATGATCTCCAGGTAG